In Chitinophagales bacterium, a single genomic region encodes these proteins:
- the kdpA gene encoding potassium-transporting ATPase subunit KdpA produces the protein MNGEIFGVALIFLVTLILAFPLGKYIARVYAGEKTLLDFMAPLERFLYRTSGIDPRDPMNWKQFLKAMLTINALWLVYAMVLLIFQDKLPLNPDGNAGQTADLAFNTAVSFLVNCNLQHYSGESGLTYFTQLFVITFLQFVSAATGMACLVALLNGMKHKTTQSLGNFWNYLVKSITRILLPLSLVLAIFLTFQGTPSSYDGKDSIITLQGDTVQVSRGPAAGMIAIKQLGTNGGGWFGVNASHPLENPNYWTNAAETIAILLIPIALVFAQGFYIQKKKLAYVIFGVMTLLFVSFCIINIYYESKGNPAIDQLGIAQTAGSLEGKEVRLGAPATAFWSVATTSTSNGSVNGMHDSLTPLSGAVVLLDMMINALYGGVGVGILNYFIFIIIAVFISGLMVGRTPEFMGHKVESREVKIAALITLLSAFLIKGFTALAIYLVAHHPELAWTVKPGAWPNNPSYHGFSEVLYEYTSANANNGSGFEGLADNNPFWNYTTGIVLLLGRYLPIIGPIAIIGWLANKKYIPDSPGTLRIDSLTFGVMTLTVILILTALSYLPALALGPLAEYFSMK, from the coding sequence ATGAATGGAGAAATTTTTGGCGTAGCCCTCATATTCCTCGTCACCTTAATACTTGCCTTCCCTTTGGGGAAATACATCGCTCGTGTATATGCCGGGGAAAAGACCTTGCTTGATTTTATGGCGCCACTGGAGCGGTTCTTGTATCGCACGAGCGGGATAGATCCACGTGATCCCATGAACTGGAAACAATTCCTCAAGGCGATGTTAACCATCAATGCGCTCTGGCTGGTCTATGCGATGGTGCTCTTGATCTTTCAGGATAAACTCCCGCTCAACCCGGATGGCAATGCGGGTCAAACCGCAGACCTGGCCTTTAATACTGCCGTCAGTTTCCTCGTGAATTGCAACCTGCAACACTATTCAGGTGAATCAGGGCTTACATATTTCACCCAATTATTTGTAATCACCTTTCTGCAGTTTGTCAGTGCCGCCACCGGCATGGCTTGTCTGGTAGCCTTGCTGAATGGCATGAAACACAAGACCACCCAGAGCCTTGGTAATTTTTGGAACTACCTGGTAAAAAGCATTACCAGGATTCTCCTCCCACTTAGTCTTGTGTTAGCCATCTTCCTGACCTTTCAGGGTACCCCCTCCAGTTATGATGGCAAGGATTCGATCATTACCTTGCAAGGTGATACGGTACAGGTATCCCGCGGTCCCGCCGCAGGCATGATCGCCATTAAACAACTGGGAACAAATGGTGGCGGATGGTTTGGTGTAAACGCTTCGCATCCGCTGGAAAATCCCAACTACTGGACCAATGCCGCTGAAACCATTGCGATCCTTTTGATCCCGATCGCCCTGGTCTTTGCCCAGGGTTTTTATATTCAGAAAAAGAAACTGGCATACGTCATCTTCGGGGTAATGACCCTGTTGTTTGTCAGTTTCTGTATCATCAATATTTATTATGAATCAAAAGGAAATCCGGCGATAGATCAACTTGGAATCGCCCAAACAGCAGGAAGTTTGGAAGGTAAAGAGGTTCGGCTCGGCGCCCCCGCTACCGCATTCTGGTCAGTGGCCACTACTTCTACTTCCAATGGTTCGGTAAATGGCATGCATGATAGCCTGACTCCGCTCTCGGGGGCGGTGGTTTTATTGGATATGATGATCAATGCCCTTTATGGCGGGGTTGGTGTGGGGATACTCAATTATTTTATATTCATCATCATCGCGGTTTTTATTTCGGGGTTGATGGTAGGACGTACACCGGAATTCATGGGACATAAAGTTGAATCACGGGAAGTAAAAATTGCCGCTTTGATCACCCTGCTGTCGGCCTTTCTCATCAAAGGGTTTACAGCCCTGGCTATATATTTAGTAGCGCATCACCCCGAATTGGCCTGGACGGTAAAACCCGGTGCCTGGCCCAACAACCCTTCTTATCATGGTTTTTCAGAGGTATTGTATGAATACACATCCGCCAATGCCAATAATGGCAGCGGTTTTGAAGGACTTGCTGATAATAACCCGTTCTGGAATTATACCACAGGTATCGTATTGCTACTCGGGCGTTATTTACCCATCATTGGACCCATTGCCATTATTGGATGGCTGGCCAATAAAAAATACATCCCTGATTCTCCCGGTACGCTTCGGATCGACTCGCTCACATTTGGTGTCATGACCTTAACGGTCATCCTCATCCTTACCGCGCTTTCCTATCTGCCTGCCCTGGCTCTTGGGCCATTGGCTGAATATTTTTCCATGAAATAA
- a CDS encoding potassium-transporting ATPase subunit F: protein MVAQIGSGIRFVICSGSPIRSSMMNILFLIALGVFAYLLFVLLKPEKF, encoded by the coding sequence TTGGTTGCTCAGATTGGCTCTGGCATCCGTTTCGTGATCTGTTCCGGGTCACCAATACGGTCATCCATGATGAACATCCTCTTTCTCATTGCCCTCGGCGTTTTTGCCTATCTGCTTTTTGTTTTGCTTAAACCGGAAAAATTCTGA
- a CDS encoding sigma-54-dependent Fis family transcriptional regulator: protein MSPAISILLIDDEQQLRQLTGRILKLEGFPVYEAGHLAEARKLLQTQSVDIVLCDVRLPDGNGVDFIPEIKKSNAEIEIVMLTAYGNIPDGIQAIRNGAYDYLVKGNDNDRLIPLLHRLQDQILLRRKLKHLEKRVAKKYSFDSIIGESPVIREVVALARKVASTDSTVLLTGETGTGKEVFAQAIHQAGGRNKQPFVAINCSAFGRDILESELFGHKAGAFTGANKDKKGLMEEAHLGTLFMDEIGEMPLDLQAKLLRVLETGEFIKVGDTKTIKVNIRLIAATHRDLTTEVKEGRFREDLFYRLNVFAIHLPSLRERQSDIPILANHFLLQLSNKTHSLAHTISPAFLQALQQYRWKGNIRELKNVIERAMILAPGDELLVDHLPPELKKTNPAEFSTNLADMEKRHIAHVLTLTKGNKTKAAEQLGIGLTTLYRKIEEYKLDETLSK from the coding sequence ATGTCCCCGGCCATTTCCATTCTTCTCATCGATGATGAACAACAGCTCCGGCAACTTACCGGACGCATCCTCAAATTGGAAGGGTTTCCTGTGTACGAAGCGGGTCATTTAGCCGAAGCGCGAAAATTACTTCAAACACAATCCGTCGACATTGTCTTGTGTGATGTACGCCTGCCGGATGGCAATGGAGTGGATTTTATTCCCGAGATAAAAAAATCCAATGCAGAGATTGAGATCGTGATGCTCACCGCCTATGGAAATATCCCCGATGGGATACAAGCCATCCGAAACGGGGCCTATGACTATCTCGTAAAAGGAAATGACAATGACCGGCTCATCCCCTTGCTCCACCGTTTACAGGATCAGATCTTACTCCGCCGAAAACTCAAACACCTCGAAAAAAGAGTAGCGAAAAAATACAGTTTTGATTCGATCATTGGAGAATCACCGGTTATTCGGGAAGTGGTTGCCCTCGCCCGGAAAGTAGCCAGCACCGATTCCACGGTATTACTTACCGGGGAAACAGGAACAGGTAAAGAGGTTTTTGCCCAGGCCATTCACCAGGCTGGAGGTAGAAATAAACAACCCTTTGTCGCCATCAATTGCAGCGCCTTTGGCAGAGACATTCTCGAAAGTGAATTGTTTGGGCACAAAGCCGGTGCCTTTACCGGCGCCAATAAAGACAAAAAAGGGTTGATGGAAGAAGCACACCTGGGCACCCTGTTCATGGATGAAATCGGGGAAATGCCACTTGACCTGCAGGCAAAATTGCTTCGGGTGCTGGAAACAGGCGAATTCATCAAAGTGGGCGATACAAAAACCATCAAAGTAAATATCCGGTTGATTGCTGCCACACATCGTGACCTGACCACCGAGGTTAAAGAAGGCCGGTTTCGCGAAGATCTATTCTATCGCCTGAACGTATTTGCCATTCATCTTCCCTCCTTGCGCGAAAGACAGTCCGATATCCCCATACTGGCCAATCATTTCCTGCTCCAACTTTCAAATAAAACCCATTCACTCGCCCATACCATTTCCCCCGCTTTTTTGCAAGCCCTTCAGCAATACCGCTGGAAAGGAAATATCCGCGAACTCAAGAATGTGATCGAACGCGCCATGATCCTTGCGCCGGGAGATGAATTACTGGTTGACCATCTTCCCCCCGAACTGAAAAAAACAAACCCGGCCGAATTCTCCACCAACCTCGCCGATATGGAAAAAAGACATATCGCCCATGTGCTGACCCTTACCAAAGGAAACAAAACAAAGGCAGCCGAACAGTTAGGTATCGGGCTCACCACCCTCTATCGCAAGATCGAAGAATACAAGTTGGATGAAACCCTTTCAAAATGA
- a CDS encoding helix-turn-helix transcriptional regulator: MNYFAKNLKFLFKKFDTSQSQLAFHLSKGQSTISNWINGVSEPDISILIKIREYFGISLDALVFEDLANGNLISEDHVAKFQGSGNLIGNPIGILNEVSEAYFGGGKGAHPGEFEGDAVAKWALMGQIKALHEKIDNLLVINEKALKQAKK, from the coding sequence GTGAATTATTTTGCCAAGAACCTTAAATTCTTATTCAAAAAATTCGACACAAGCCAGTCCCAGCTTGCGTTTCACCTAAGTAAAGGGCAATCAACTATTTCAAATTGGATCAACGGGGTGAGTGAGCCTGATATCAGTATTTTGATAAAAATCAGGGAATATTTCGGAATTAGCCTGGATGCGCTGGTTTTTGAAGATTTAGCGAATGGTAACCTAATTTCAGAAGATCATGTCGCGAAATTTCAGGGGAGTGGTAACCTAATTGGTAACCCAATTGGTATCCTAAATGAGGTTTCCGAGGCTTACTTTGGGGGTGGGAAAGGCGCGCATCCGGGGGAATTTGAAGGGGATGCTGTGGCCAAGTGGGCGTTAATGGGGCAAATAAAGGCCCTGCATGAAAAGATCGATAATTTACTAGTTATCAATGAAAAGGCCTTGAAACAGGCTAAAAAATAG
- a CDS encoding ATP-binding protein, with amino-acid sequence MQQITDKIRKEVQEALALYVRSYSTQRAAAESLNDVSEATLIQIKNGEWKKIGDNMWRNIAKQLGIGQRKLKVVETLDMQTMFLIFDTAKEEGATFALVGGAGFGKSTGAKTYASLHRQNNAFYIECREYWNKKTFLSKVLQAMGRSDAGMNAVEMMEAIVREVRRMHQPVLLMDEVDKLPDPVLKFFITFYNELNGMCGFVWLSTNNIEKRMARGLATNKNGYQELWSRIGSRFVKLNGASNKEIELICKENEITDPIEINTIINEANGDLRRVERNFLKNKLKSNRKNLKAA; translated from the coding sequence ATGCAACAAATTACTGACAAAATCCGCAAAGAAGTACAAGAGGCACTCGCCCTCTATGTAAGGAGCTATTCCACACAGCGCGCTGCCGCTGAATCGCTGAACGATGTCAGCGAAGCCACTCTTATCCAGATCAAAAACGGAGAGTGGAAAAAAATAGGTGATAACATGTGGCGCAACATTGCCAAGCAGCTTGGCATTGGCCAGCGCAAATTGAAGGTGGTTGAAACTCTGGACATGCAGACCATGTTCCTGATTTTCGACACCGCCAAAGAAGAGGGCGCAACCTTCGCCTTAGTTGGGGGAGCTGGATTTGGTAAATCAACCGGTGCTAAAACATACGCCAGCCTCCATCGCCAAAACAACGCCTTCTATATCGAATGCCGGGAGTACTGGAATAAGAAAACCTTCCTTTCAAAAGTTCTCCAGGCGATGGGGCGTAGCGATGCCGGTATGAATGCAGTGGAAATGATGGAAGCCATCGTCCGGGAGGTTCGCCGGATGCACCAGCCGGTCCTGTTGATGGACGAGGTTGACAAGCTGCCGGACCCTGTCCTTAAATTCTTTATCACCTTCTATAATGAGCTAAATGGCATGTGCGGGTTTGTGTGGCTCTCAACTAACAATATTGAGAAGCGCATGGCTCGCGGTCTTGCCACAAATAAGAACGGGTACCAGGAGTTATGGTCCAGGATCGGGTCGAGGTTCGTAAAGCTCAACGGTGCCAGTAACAAGGAGATTGAGCTTATCTGCAAAGAGAACGAAATAACCGATCCCATTGAGATCAATACGATCATCAATGAGGCCAACGGTGACCTGCGCCGTGTTGAGAGGAACTTCCTCAAGAACAAACTCAAATCAAATCGTAAAAACTTAAAAGCCGCCTAA
- a CDS encoding host-nuclease inhibitor Gam family protein encodes MSTRQKKKVITEVNRETMEEAFAAYNKTHSRLEILQGKMNSEITKIKEKFDAEISTLQEEKDEHFELIQAYAESHPELFEKKKSVELTHGTFGFRTGTPKLKTRKGFTWEAVKTLVKRVLPSYIRTEEEIAKDMLLADREKDSVKNNLQDVGLEIIQDETFYVQPSLEQVAVV; translated from the coding sequence ATGTCAACCAGACAAAAAAAGAAAGTGATCACTGAGGTGAATCGCGAAACAATGGAGGAGGCGTTTGCCGCCTATAACAAGACGCACAGCCGCTTGGAAATCCTCCAGGGAAAAATGAACTCCGAGATTACCAAGATCAAGGAAAAGTTTGATGCGGAGATCAGCACTCTCCAGGAGGAAAAGGACGAACACTTTGAACTCATTCAGGCGTATGCCGAGAGCCACCCGGAGCTATTTGAGAAGAAGAAGTCCGTCGAACTCACTCACGGAACCTTCGGGTTCAGGACTGGTACGCCAAAGCTCAAAACCAGAAAGGGTTTTACCTGGGAGGCCGTCAAAACGCTTGTAAAAAGAGTGCTTCCATCCTACATCAGGACGGAGGAAGAAATCGCAAAGGACATGCTTCTTGCTGACCGTGAGAAGGATTCCGTTAAAAACAATTTACAGGATGTTGGCCTTGAGATTATTCAAGACGAAACATTCTACGTGCAGCCAAGCCTGGAGCAGGTTGCTGTAGTATAA
- a CDS encoding DNA cytosine methyltransferase, giving the protein MIPTAKNYFCGAGLMAIGLQQAGIEIIQSVDLDKRAIMTMRMNPHYFSHRTIWGDIKEMTVLDQPKSDIHVYTYPCKKYSLIGEIHGVRTGDELYMHAFRHFALEQPEMFVVENVPGMKHFKVVMEAMTKFPSYYITVFCPIDAALWLPQRRERLFIIGTKKPFNICAPSPAAKKPSIKEILEKDPVVHVNDSVWARVNGAYRDKPIVVDPEDNDSIAPTCVAHYSKDMGTRLVKDPNYKGGLRPFTIREYARLMGVPDDFVLPKRNFSYELLGNGVAVPAGRWIGEQAIKYFNKS; this is encoded by the coding sequence ATGATACCAACAGCTAAAAATTACTTCTGTGGAGCCGGTTTGATGGCAATTGGATTGCAGCAAGCCGGTATTGAAATCATTCAATCTGTGGACCTTGATAAGAGAGCCATTATGACCATGCGAATGAATCCACACTATTTCTCCCATAGAACCATTTGGGGCGATATCAAGGAAATGACAGTACTCGATCAGCCCAAATCAGATATTCACGTATATACATATCCCTGCAAGAAGTATAGCCTTATTGGAGAAATACACGGGGTAAGAACAGGGGATGAATTATACATGCACGCTTTCCGTCACTTCGCACTTGAGCAGCCGGAAATGTTTGTCGTTGAAAATGTGCCAGGCATGAAACATTTCAAGGTAGTTATGGAGGCGATGACAAAATTTCCAAGCTACTATATAACTGTGTTTTGTCCAATTGATGCGGCCTTATGGCTTCCACAACGTCGGGAAAGGCTATTCATTATTGGGACTAAAAAGCCATTCAATATATGCGCCCCTTCTCCGGCAGCAAAAAAGCCATCTATAAAGGAAATACTTGAGAAAGACCCGGTGGTACATGTGAATGATTCTGTTTGGGCCAGGGTTAACGGAGCATACAGGGATAAGCCTATCGTGGTAGACCCCGAAGATAATGATAGCATTGCTCCTACCTGTGTTGCGCACTATTCGAAAGATATGGGGACTCGTCTTGTTAAGGACCCTAATTACAAAGGAGGCTTAAGGCCGTTCACAATAAGGGAGTATGCTAGATTAATGGGTGTGCCAGATGATTTTGTTTTACCGAAAAGGAATTTCAGTTATGAGCTTTTGGGCAACGGAGTTGCTGTCCCCGCCGGAAGGTGGATTGGTGAACAAGCGATCAAATATTTTAATAAAAGCTAA
- a CDS encoding antA/AntB antirepressor family protein, whose protein sequence is MPNNSLIPIINQGEESQWVDARELHKFLRIGRDFSTWIKDYVENYGFVEGRDFSPNMGKSTGGRKAIEYTITLDMAKHLAMLQRSELGMKARQYFIDAEKQLRKVNTALLSIFEEMRPILSQCQTMEYRGHIWYCASEIRRLSSKSYNHGKIKIMAKEGKARKMPVDAQGRWFVREDYVHEVLCIKPNHQKSVAIIGVLQTQKYLN, encoded by the coding sequence ATGCCAAACAACAGTCTCATTCCCATCATCAACCAAGGGGAAGAATCTCAGTGGGTTGATGCCCGCGAACTTCACAAATTTCTAAGAATTGGTAGGGATTTTTCGACATGGATTAAGGATTATGTCGAAAACTACGGCTTTGTCGAGGGCCGGGACTTTTCCCCGAATATGGGGAAAAGTACAGGTGGCCGGAAAGCCATTGAGTACACCATTACCCTTGACATGGCCAAGCACTTGGCTATGCTCCAGCGGTCGGAACTCGGCATGAAGGCCCGGCAGTATTTTATTGATGCCGAAAAGCAGCTTCGCAAGGTTAACACGGCCCTTCTTTCCATTTTTGAGGAAATGCGCCCGATTCTATCCCAATGCCAGACCATGGAGTACCGAGGTCATATCTGGTACTGCGCCTCCGAAATTCGCCGCCTCAGCTCCAAATCGTACAATCACGGGAAAATTAAGATTATGGCCAAAGAGGGGAAGGCCCGTAAGATGCCGGTGGATGCCCAGGGCCGCTGGTTTGTACGAGAGGACTATGTTCATGAGGTTCTGTGTATAAAGCCCAATCATCAAAAATCAGTTGCGATCATTGGCGTATTGCAGACACAGAAGTACTTGAACTGA
- a CDS encoding phage virion morphogenesis protein, protein MSKPTKQQIEQLLKKKLKRGLATLPTVIGTEAVSWFKDRFRQQNWVDRSAQPWAPRKSTGRKSLGRAILTNTGYLKRSPRIISTSANRARVGTNVPYAKVHNEGYSGTVTVNEHKRTTLFGKKVKPYSVPTYTRKMNIPRRRFIGNSYVLRSILNKRAKVHLTRSMR, encoded by the coding sequence ATGAGCAAACCGACGAAACAACAGATTGAGCAATTGCTAAAGAAAAAGTTGAAAAGGGGGCTTGCCACCCTTCCAACAGTTATTGGTACAGAAGCCGTGTCTTGGTTTAAAGACCGGTTCCGGCAACAAAACTGGGTTGACCGATCAGCACAACCCTGGGCGCCAAGAAAATCAACAGGAAGAAAAAGCCTTGGCAGAGCAATTTTAACGAATACCGGGTATCTGAAGCGCTCTCCCAGGATCATATCCACCAGCGCCAATCGTGCCAGGGTGGGTACAAATGTGCCATACGCCAAGGTTCATAATGAAGGATATAGCGGTACTGTAACTGTCAACGAACATAAACGAACAACGCTTTTTGGAAAAAAAGTAAAGCCATACAGTGTGCCTACTTATACCAGAAAGATGAATATTCCAAGAAGACGGTTCATTGGCAATTCTTATGTATTGAGAAGTATTTTAAACAAGCGTGCCAAGGTTCACCTGACCCGATCCATGCGATAA
- a CDS encoding minor capsid protein: protein MSKAYARFNKGDFKPLMADGLEQWLKDLIQRIYGLQALPEGIDKEITQYFAETLVTGIVEGFGASLEEVDYDTPDYEMLDALINHTWQFSAAKNYSQLRALTEALQDESGKLRTFGEFRAVAEQINSDYVGAWLRAEYNFAVAGSQMSRLWLTIERDKEFFPLLKYRTAGDERVRLEHELLDGFVRKVDDPIWDILFPPNGWGCRCDVQQMASGAETPLDKIIIPDRMPDMFKVNLGKQRLAFPPTHPYFIGLPEDIRDQGLNLRPDEQTDETTD from the coding sequence TTGAGTAAGGCTTACGCTCGGTTCAATAAGGGCGATTTTAAGCCCCTTATGGCCGATGGGCTGGAACAGTGGCTCAAAGACCTGATCCAGCGCATATACGGCCTCCAGGCCCTTCCTGAGGGCATTGACAAGGAAATCACCCAATACTTTGCCGAAACCCTGGTTACGGGGATCGTAGAAGGCTTTGGAGCCAGTCTGGAAGAGGTGGATTATGACACCCCTGACTATGAAATGCTGGACGCGCTGATAAACCATACATGGCAGTTTTCTGCGGCCAAGAATTACAGCCAGTTGCGCGCCCTTACCGAAGCCCTCCAGGACGAGTCCGGCAAGCTGAGAACCTTTGGGGAATTCCGGGCTGTGGCCGAACAAATCAATAGCGATTATGTGGGAGCTTGGCTCAGGGCTGAGTACAATTTTGCCGTAGCGGGTTCACAAATGTCCAGGCTGTGGCTTACAATTGAAAGGGATAAAGAGTTCTTCCCCTTGTTGAAATACCGTACAGCGGGAGATGAACGGGTCAGGCTTGAACATGAATTGCTTGATGGCTTTGTCCGGAAGGTAGATGATCCGATATGGGACATCTTATTTCCGCCCAACGGGTGGGGGTGCAGGTGTGATGTTCAGCAAATGGCATCAGGCGCGGAAACGCCATTGGACAAGATCATAATACCCGACCGGATGCCAGACATGTTCAAGGTTAACCTCGGCAAGCAAAGGTTGGCTTTCCCACCTACCCATCCTTACTTCATCGGCCTTCCTGAAGATATTCGTGACCAAGGCCTTAATCTGAGACCCGATGAGCAAACCGACGAAACAACAGATTGA
- a CDS encoding DUF935 family protein: protein MAKGVYKKKTDSMIIVNDLRIQTVDRTSKDIGDFINSLKTAESFTSPNRVQLYDLYKYAELDPFFSGVWQKRVANILNKKLMFVGKEGKEIDSLAPLFKNKRFRDLLEDLMITILYGRSGYEFIPGPSFDFNKIPRKHLKLEKKKITIFQAGSDEGFAYEELPNVWVLGDPDDLGILHKIAPYSIYKRNCLGDYSQFIEIFGIPMRVIKYDANDQKTKQELLTMAESAGSALIMSIPKQAEIEIKNEGVNSSANGDLQSKFIDLLNKEIAIYVLGNVETSMSGRTGSLAKAKVQGEGQAEILQMDLETVLLWLNSEQFLSILKTYGYSTDQGEFKWEEEVDNAWLKDEKAIDDWLISKGFPLEEDYIYEKYGRPKPKDFDARVQKMEEEKLARVPDPKTGQKQTPKRGEAGKPKKMPGTGATGEMRSLWSRLRHALADFFDPAPKD, encoded by the coding sequence ATGGCAAAAGGAGTGTACAAGAAAAAGACGGACTCGATGATCATTGTAAATGATCTTCGGATACAAACCGTTGACAGAACCTCTAAGGATATTGGGGATTTTATCAATTCCCTAAAGACCGCAGAGTCCTTTACCTCGCCTAACCGGGTGCAGCTCTATGACCTTTATAAGTATGCGGAACTGGACCCGTTCTTTTCCGGCGTATGGCAAAAGCGGGTAGCGAATATCCTGAACAAAAAACTGATGTTCGTGGGTAAAGAAGGCAAGGAGATAGATTCCCTTGCTCCGCTATTTAAAAATAAGCGCTTCCGCGATCTGTTGGAAGACCTGATGATCACCATTCTTTATGGTCGATCAGGATATGAATTCATCCCTGGCCCATCCTTTGACTTCAATAAGATACCACGTAAGCACCTGAAGCTGGAGAAAAAGAAGATCACCATCTTTCAGGCTGGCTCTGATGAAGGCTTTGCCTATGAGGAATTACCAAACGTATGGGTACTGGGTGATCCTGATGATCTTGGCATCCTTCATAAAATTGCGCCCTATTCGATCTACAAAAGAAACTGCCTGGGAGATTACAGCCAGTTCATAGAAATATTTGGCATCCCCATGCGGGTGATTAAGTATGATGCCAACGATCAGAAAACAAAACAGGAACTGTTGACTATGGCCGAAAGTGCCGGTAGCGCCCTGATCATGTCCATTCCAAAACAGGCGGAAATTGAGATTAAAAACGAGGGGGTTAATTCCTCAGCAAATGGTGACCTGCAATCTAAGTTTATCGACCTGCTCAATAAGGAGATAGCAATCTATGTGTTGGGTAACGTGGAGACATCCATGAGCGGTCGCACCGGTAGCCTGGCTAAAGCTAAAGTACAGGGCGAGGGGCAAGCTGAAATCCTGCAAATGGATTTGGAGACTGTTTTGCTTTGGCTCAACTCCGAGCAGTTTTTATCCATTCTTAAAACCTATGGATACTCCACTGACCAGGGTGAGTTTAAGTGGGAAGAGGAAGTAGATAACGCCTGGCTGAAGGACGAAAAAGCCATTGACGACTGGCTTATTAGTAAAGGGTTTCCGCTGGAGGAAGATTATATATACGAAAAGTATGGTCGGCCAAAACCAAAAGATTTTGATGCCAGGGTGCAAAAAATGGAGGAGGAAAAGTTGGCGCGCGTGCCTGATCCAAAGACTGGCCAGAAACAGACGCCAAAGCGCGGTGAAGCTGGCAAACCAAAAAAAATGCCCGGAACCGGGGCGACCGGTGAAATGAGATCGCTCTGGTCCCGGCTCAGGCACGCGCTTGCCGATTTTTTCGACCCGGCCCCGAAGGACTGA
- a CDS encoding ATP-dependent Clp protease proteolytic subunit — protein sequence MNGEAQIFKINAVSKTKAEILLYGYIDPYDVSASSFVRDLRELEKNYKQIDVRINSGGGNVFDGFAIYNALKNSSSQIETFVDGVAASMASVIALAGKKVHMSKVARIMTHQPSTGGYGTSDELRKNAELLDAMEKTVCAVYAEKTGKTTEECKTIFLNGKDNWFTAEEALKNGLIDSIYDMEEQIVEPKNVTGERQVYDHYRELFAAKYDKTPITNMSKIVMSVTMLAALNLREDADNAAIEAAFQRTLDKAKQFDTIKAQLDAKTTELNSLKESANKEKVASMLQAALQEKKISVEMKGVLEKQYAGKPEELEELLGGMKAFASITSHIKTEHGNMSNKEMSAEYEKLDKEGSLPELKSKDLERFKQLYKARFGVEYKA from the coding sequence ATGAACGGAGAGGCACAAATTTTTAAGATCAATGCGGTGAGTAAAACCAAAGCTGAAATATTGCTTTATGGTTACATCGATCCGTATGATGTTAGCGCCTCTTCATTTGTTCGTGACTTGCGGGAGCTGGAAAAGAACTATAAGCAGATCGATGTAAGAATTAACAGCGGTGGCGGAAATGTATTTGATGGATTTGCCATTTATAACGCGCTTAAAAATTCTTCCTCCCAGATTGAAACCTTCGTTGATGGAGTGGCCGCCAGTATGGCCAGCGTTATAGCTCTTGCCGGTAAGAAGGTGCATATGAGCAAGGTGGCCAGGATCATGACCCACCAGCCAAGCACCGGCGGATATGGTACCAGCGATGAGCTGAGAAAAAATGCGGAACTACTGGATGCTATGGAAAAAACGGTTTGTGCCGTTTACGCTGAAAAGACCGGCAAAACAACGGAAGAATGCAAAACCATTTTTCTGAACGGAAAGGATAATTGGTTTACAGCGGAGGAAGCTCTTAAAAATGGCTTGATCGATTCCATCTATGACATGGAAGAGCAGATCGTAGAGCCAAAGAATGTGACCGGTGAACGCCAGGTATATGATCATTACCGGGAGTTGTTTGCCGCCAAATATGACAAAACCCCTATTACGAATATGTCAAAAATTGTAATGTCCGTCACCATGTTGGCGGCCCTCAACCTGCGTGAGGATGCAGACAATGCCGCCATAGAGGCCGCATTTCAGAGAACTCTGGACAAGGCTAAGCAGTTTGATACCATCAAAGCTCAGCTTGATGCAAAGACTACCGAGCTGAATAGCCTGAAAGAGAGTGCCAACAAGGAAAAGGTCGCGTCCATGTTGCAAGCAGCCCTCCAGGAGAAGAAGATCAGTGTGGAAATGAAAGGTGTTCTGGAGAAGCAATATGCGGGCAAGCCGGAGGAACTGGAAGAGTTGCTTGGCGGGATGAAGGCCTTTGCTTCGATCACCAGTCACATCAAAACTGAACATGGTAACATGTCCAATAAGGAAATGTCGGCTGAGTATGAAAAGCTGGACAAGGAAGGTTCCTTGCCTGAGCTGAAGAGCAAAGACCTTGAAAGGTTCAAGCAACTGTACAAGGCTCGCTTCGGTGTCGAGTACAAGGCCTAA